Proteins from a genomic interval of Cervus elaphus chromosome 13, mCerEla1.1, whole genome shotgun sequence:
- the MAN2A2 gene encoding alpha-mannosidase 2x isoform X4, which yields MKLKKQVTVCGAAIFCVAVFSLYLMLDRVQHDPARHQNGGNFPRSQISVLQNRIEQLEQLLEENHEIISHIKDSVLELTANVEGPPALVPYYVANGSWVVPPEPRPSFFSISPQDCQFALGGRGQKPELQMLTVSEELPFDNVDGGVWKQGFDISYSPRDWDTESLQVFVVPHSHNDPGWLKTFDKYYTEQTQHILNNMVSKLQEDPRRRFIWAEVSFFAKWWDNISAQKRAAVRRLVGNGQLEIATGGWVMPDEANSHYFALIDQLIEGHQWLEKNLGATPRSGWAVDPFGYSPTMPYLLRRANLTSMLIQRVHYAIKKHFAASHSLEFMWRQTWDSDASTDIFCHMMPFYSYDVPHTCGPDPKICCQFDFKRLPGGRISCPWKVPPRAITEANVAERAGLLLDQYRKKSRLFRSNVLLVPLGDDFRYDKPQEWDAQFFNYQRLFDFLNSKPDLHVQAQFGTLSDYFDALYKRTGVEPGARPPGFPVLSGDFFSYADREDHYWTGYYTSRPFYKNLDRVLEAHLRGAEILYSLAVAHARRTGLASQFPLSNFALLTDARRTLGLFQHHDAITGTAKEAVVVDYGVRLLRSLVSLKQVIINAAHYLVLGDKKTYHFDPEVPFLQMDDTRLNHDALPERTVIQLESSPRYVVLFNPLEQERLSMVSLLVSSPRVRVLSEEGQPLAVQVSAHWSSATDMVPDVYQVSLPVRLPALGLGVLQLQQGLDGPRTLPSSVRVYLHGRPLSVSRNEAFPLRVIDSGTSDFALSNRYMQVWFSGLTGLLKSVRRVDEEQEQRVDMEFLVYGTRSSKDKSGAYLFLPDGEAKPYVPRDPPVLRVTEGPFFSEVVACYEHVHQVVRLYNLPGVEGLSLDVSSLVDIRDYVNKELALRIRTDIDSQGAFFTDLNGFQVQPRRYLKKLPLQANFYPMPVMAYLQDAQNRLTLHTAQALGVSSLHDGQLEVILDRRLMQDDNRGLGQGLKDNKRTCNHFRLLLERRTLGREPGFFSKLAAMFRGLIFHSSRNRNREGEDAKNVNLERGGVAATEES from the exons ATGAAGCTGAAAAAGCAGGTGACTGTGTGTGGGGCTGCTATCTTCTGCGTGGCTGTCTTCTCGCTCTACCTCATGTTGGACCGAGTACAACATGATCCTGCTCGACACCAGAACGGTGGGAACTTCCCCCGG AGTCAGATATCTGTGCTGCAGAACCGCATTGAACAGCTGGAGCAGCTGTTGGAGGAGAACCATGAGATCATCAGCCACATCAAGGACTCTGTGCTAGAGCTGACAGCCAACGTGGAGGGCCCACCCGCCCTGGTGCCCTACTATGTGGCCAACGGCTCCTGGGTGGTGCCGCCAGAGCCCCGGCCCAGCTTCTTCTCCATCTCCCCTCAAGACTGCCAGTTTGCCTTGGGGGGCCGCGGCCAGAAGCCAGAGCTGCAG ATGCTGACTGTGTCAGAGGAGTTACCGTTTGACAACGTGGATGGCGGCGTGTGGAAGCAAGGCTTCGACATCTCTTACAGCCCCCGCGACTGGGACACCGAAAGCCTGCAGGTGTTCGTGGTCCCCCACTCTCACAATGACCCGG GCTGGCTCAAGACCTTTGACAAGTACTACACAGAACAGACCCAACACATCCTCAACAACATGGTGTCCAAGCTGCAGGAGGACCCCCGGCGGCGCTTCATCTGGGCAGAAGTCTCCTTCTTCGCCAAGTGGTGGGACAACATCAGTGCCCAAAAGAGAGCAGCAGTCCGAAG GCTGGTGGGAAACGGGCAGCTGGAGATTGCAACAGGAGGCTGGGTGATGCCGGACGAGGCCAACTCCCACTATTTTGCATTGATTGACCAGCTCATCGAGGGCCACCAGTGGCTGGAGAAGAACCTGG GTGCAACCCCGCGCTCAGGCTGGGCGGTGGACCCCTTTGGGTACAGCCCCACCATGCCTTACCTGCTGCGCCGTGCCAACCTGACCAGCATGCTGATTCAGAGGGTGCACTATGCCATCAAGAAGCACTTCGCCGCCAGCCACAGCCTGGAGTTCATGTGGAGGCAGACCTGGG ACTCGGACGCCAGCACAGACATCTTCTGCCACATGATGCCTTTCTACAGCTACGATGTCCCGCATACGTGTGGCCCGGATCCCAAAATCTGCTGCCAGTTTGATTTCAAGCGCTTGCCTGGTGGGCGTATCAGCTGCCCTTGGAAGGTGCCACCCCGGGCTATCACGGAGGCCAATGTGGCCGAGAG GGCAGGCCTGCTCCTGGACCAGTACAGAAAGAAGTCCCGGCTCTTCCGGAGCAACGTGCTCCTGGTGCCGCTGGGCGATGATTTCCGCTATGACAAGCCCCAGGAGTGGGACGCCCAGTTCTTCAACTACCAGCGGCTCTTCGACTTCCTCAACAGCAAGCCTGACCTCCACGTGCAG GCCCAGTTTGGCACCCTCTCCGACTATTTTGACGCTCTCTACAAGAGGACAGGGGTGGAGCCGGGGGCTCGGCCTCCAGGTTTCCCCGTGCTGAGCGGGGATTTCTTCTCCTACGCTGACCGGGAGGACCACTACTGGACAGGCTATTACACCTCACGGCCTTTCTACAAGAACCTGGACCGCGTCCTGGAAGCGCATCTGCG GGGCGCAGAGATTCTGTACAGCCTGGCTGTGGCTCACGCCCGCCGCACTGGACTGGCCAGCCAGTTCCCGCTCTCGAACTTCGCCCTTCTGACGGATGCACGGCGCACGCTGGGGCTCTTCCAGCACCACGACGCCATCACGGGCACCGCCAAGGAGGCCGTTGTGGTGGACTATGGGGTCAG GCTTCTGCGCTCCCTTGTCAGCCTGAAGCAGGTCATCATTAACGCAGCTCACTACCTGGTGCTAGGGGACAAGAAGACCTACCACTTTGACCCAGAGGTGCCCTTCCTGCAGATG GATGACACCCGCTTAAATCACGATGCCCTTCCAGAGCGCACAGTGATCCAGCTGGAATCCTCACCCAG GTACGTGGTGCTGTTCAACCCGCTGGAACAGGAGCGGCTCAGCATGGTGTCCCTGCTGGTGAGCTCACCCCGGGTGCGCGTGCTTTCAGAGGAGGGTCAGCCCCTGGCCGTGCAGGTCAGCGCGCACTGGAGCTCTGCCACCGACATGGTCCCTGACGTCTATCAG GTGTCTCTGCCTGTCCGCCTGCCAGCACTGGGTCTTGGCGTCCTGCAGCTGCAGCAGGGCCTGGATGGGCCCCGCACGCTGCCCTCCTCCGTGCGCGTCTACCTACACGGGCGGCCGCTGTCCGTCAGCAGGAATGAGGCATTCCCTCTCCGGGTCATTGACTCGGGCACCAGTGACTTCGCCCTCAGCAACCGCTACATGCAggtctggttctcaggccttacCGGGCTCCTCAAG AGTGTCCGAAGGGTGGATGAGGAGCAGGAACAGCGGGTGGACATGGAGTTCCTCGTCTATGGCACCCGCTCATCCAAAGACAAGAGCGGCGCCTACCTCTTCCTGCCCGACGGCGAGGCCAAG CCCTATGTTCCCAGGGACCCACCTGTGCTGCGTGTCACTGAAGGCCCTTTCTTCTCAGAGGTGGTTGCCTGCTACGAGCACGTTCACCAGGTGGTCCGGCTGTATAACCTGCCAG GGGTGGAGGGGCTGTCCCTGGATGTGTCGTCCTTGGTGGACATCCGGGACTACGTCAATAAGGAGCTGGCCCTGCGCATTCGCACGGACATCGACAGCCAGGGCGCCTTCTTCACAGACCTCAATGGCTTTCAG GTGCAGCCCCGACGGTATCTGAAGAAGCTGCCCCTGCAGGCCAACTTCTACCCCATGCCCGTCATGGCCTACCTCCAGGACGCTCAGAACCGCCTCACGCTGCACACGGCCCAGGCCCTGGGCGTCTCCAGCCTGCACGATG GCCAGCTAGAGGTGATCTTGGACCGGAGACTGATGCAGGACGACAACCGGGGCCTCGGCCAGGGGCTCAAGGACAACAAGAGAACCTGCAACCACTTCCGCCTCCTGTTGGAACGGCGAACCCTGGGCAGGGAG CCTGGCTTTTTCTCCAAACTGGCAGCCATGTTTAGGGGCTTGATCTTTCACAGCAGCAGGAACAGGAACCGAGAG GGAGAAGATGCTAAGAACGTAAATCTAGAACGTGGAGGAGTAGCTGCCACGGAGGAAAGCTGA
- the MAN2A2 gene encoding alpha-mannosidase 2x isoform X2 produces MKLKKQVTVCGAAIFCVAVFSLYLMLDRVQHDPARHQNGGNFPRSQISVLQNRIEQLEQLLEENHEIISHIKDSVLELTANVEGPPALVPYYVANGSWVVPPEPRPSFFSISPQDCQFALGGRGQKPELQMLTVSEELPFDNVDGGVWKQGFDISYSPRDWDTESLQVFVVPHSHNDPGWLKTFDKYYTEQTQHILNNMVSKLQEDPRRRFIWAEVSFFAKWWDNISAQKRAAVRRLVGNGQLEIATGGWVMPDEANSHYFALIDQLIEGHQWLEKNLGATPRSGWAVDPFGYSPTMPYLLRRANLTSMLIQRVHYAIKKHFAASHSLEFMWRQTWDSDASTDIFCHMMPFYSYDVPHTCGPDPKICCQFDFKRLPGGRISCPWKVPPRAITEANVAERAGLLLDQYRKKSRLFRSNVLLVPLGDDFRYDKPQEWDAQFFNYQRLFDFLNSKPDLHVQAQFGTLSDYFDALYKRTGVEPGARPPGFPVLSGDFFSYADREDHYWTGYYTSRPFYKNLDRVLEAHLRGAEILYSLAVAHARRTGLASQFPLSNFALLTDARRTLGLFQHHDAITGTAKEAVVVDYGVRLLRSLVSLKQVIINAAHYLVLGDKKTYHFDPEVPFLQMDDTRLNHDALPERTVIQLESSPRYVVLFNPLEQERLSMVSLLVSSPRVRVLSEEGQPLAVQVSAHWSSATDMVPDVYQVSLPVRLPALGLGVLQLQQGLDGPRTLPSSVRVYLHGRPLSVSRNEAFPLRVIDSGTSDFALSNRYMQVWFSGLTGLLKSVRRVDEEQEQRVDMEFLVYGTRSSKDKSGAYLFLPDGEAKPYVPRDPPVLRVTEGPFFSEVVACYEHVHQVVRLYNLPGVEGLSLDVSSLVDIRDYVNKELALRIRTDIDSQGAFFTDLNGFQVQPRRYLKKLPLQANFYPMPVMAYLQDAQNRLTLHTAQALGVSSLHDGQLEVILDRRLMQDDNRGLGQGLKDNKRTCNHFRLLLERRTLGREVREGPSTSYPSLLSHLTSMYLNTPVLALPMARRQAPGPALRSFHPLASSLPCDFHLLNLRTLQAEEDGLPSAETALLLHRKGFDCGLEAKNLGFNCTTSQGKH; encoded by the exons ATGAAGCTGAAAAAGCAGGTGACTGTGTGTGGGGCTGCTATCTTCTGCGTGGCTGTCTTCTCGCTCTACCTCATGTTGGACCGAGTACAACATGATCCTGCTCGACACCAGAACGGTGGGAACTTCCCCCGG AGTCAGATATCTGTGCTGCAGAACCGCATTGAACAGCTGGAGCAGCTGTTGGAGGAGAACCATGAGATCATCAGCCACATCAAGGACTCTGTGCTAGAGCTGACAGCCAACGTGGAGGGCCCACCCGCCCTGGTGCCCTACTATGTGGCCAACGGCTCCTGGGTGGTGCCGCCAGAGCCCCGGCCCAGCTTCTTCTCCATCTCCCCTCAAGACTGCCAGTTTGCCTTGGGGGGCCGCGGCCAGAAGCCAGAGCTGCAG ATGCTGACTGTGTCAGAGGAGTTACCGTTTGACAACGTGGATGGCGGCGTGTGGAAGCAAGGCTTCGACATCTCTTACAGCCCCCGCGACTGGGACACCGAAAGCCTGCAGGTGTTCGTGGTCCCCCACTCTCACAATGACCCGG GCTGGCTCAAGACCTTTGACAAGTACTACACAGAACAGACCCAACACATCCTCAACAACATGGTGTCCAAGCTGCAGGAGGACCCCCGGCGGCGCTTCATCTGGGCAGAAGTCTCCTTCTTCGCCAAGTGGTGGGACAACATCAGTGCCCAAAAGAGAGCAGCAGTCCGAAG GCTGGTGGGAAACGGGCAGCTGGAGATTGCAACAGGAGGCTGGGTGATGCCGGACGAGGCCAACTCCCACTATTTTGCATTGATTGACCAGCTCATCGAGGGCCACCAGTGGCTGGAGAAGAACCTGG GTGCAACCCCGCGCTCAGGCTGGGCGGTGGACCCCTTTGGGTACAGCCCCACCATGCCTTACCTGCTGCGCCGTGCCAACCTGACCAGCATGCTGATTCAGAGGGTGCACTATGCCATCAAGAAGCACTTCGCCGCCAGCCACAGCCTGGAGTTCATGTGGAGGCAGACCTGGG ACTCGGACGCCAGCACAGACATCTTCTGCCACATGATGCCTTTCTACAGCTACGATGTCCCGCATACGTGTGGCCCGGATCCCAAAATCTGCTGCCAGTTTGATTTCAAGCGCTTGCCTGGTGGGCGTATCAGCTGCCCTTGGAAGGTGCCACCCCGGGCTATCACGGAGGCCAATGTGGCCGAGAG GGCAGGCCTGCTCCTGGACCAGTACAGAAAGAAGTCCCGGCTCTTCCGGAGCAACGTGCTCCTGGTGCCGCTGGGCGATGATTTCCGCTATGACAAGCCCCAGGAGTGGGACGCCCAGTTCTTCAACTACCAGCGGCTCTTCGACTTCCTCAACAGCAAGCCTGACCTCCACGTGCAG GCCCAGTTTGGCACCCTCTCCGACTATTTTGACGCTCTCTACAAGAGGACAGGGGTGGAGCCGGGGGCTCGGCCTCCAGGTTTCCCCGTGCTGAGCGGGGATTTCTTCTCCTACGCTGACCGGGAGGACCACTACTGGACAGGCTATTACACCTCACGGCCTTTCTACAAGAACCTGGACCGCGTCCTGGAAGCGCATCTGCG GGGCGCAGAGATTCTGTACAGCCTGGCTGTGGCTCACGCCCGCCGCACTGGACTGGCCAGCCAGTTCCCGCTCTCGAACTTCGCCCTTCTGACGGATGCACGGCGCACGCTGGGGCTCTTCCAGCACCACGACGCCATCACGGGCACCGCCAAGGAGGCCGTTGTGGTGGACTATGGGGTCAG GCTTCTGCGCTCCCTTGTCAGCCTGAAGCAGGTCATCATTAACGCAGCTCACTACCTGGTGCTAGGGGACAAGAAGACCTACCACTTTGACCCAGAGGTGCCCTTCCTGCAGATG GATGACACCCGCTTAAATCACGATGCCCTTCCAGAGCGCACAGTGATCCAGCTGGAATCCTCACCCAG GTACGTGGTGCTGTTCAACCCGCTGGAACAGGAGCGGCTCAGCATGGTGTCCCTGCTGGTGAGCTCACCCCGGGTGCGCGTGCTTTCAGAGGAGGGTCAGCCCCTGGCCGTGCAGGTCAGCGCGCACTGGAGCTCTGCCACCGACATGGTCCCTGACGTCTATCAG GTGTCTCTGCCTGTCCGCCTGCCAGCACTGGGTCTTGGCGTCCTGCAGCTGCAGCAGGGCCTGGATGGGCCCCGCACGCTGCCCTCCTCCGTGCGCGTCTACCTACACGGGCGGCCGCTGTCCGTCAGCAGGAATGAGGCATTCCCTCTCCGGGTCATTGACTCGGGCACCAGTGACTTCGCCCTCAGCAACCGCTACATGCAggtctggttctcaggccttacCGGGCTCCTCAAG AGTGTCCGAAGGGTGGATGAGGAGCAGGAACAGCGGGTGGACATGGAGTTCCTCGTCTATGGCACCCGCTCATCCAAAGACAAGAGCGGCGCCTACCTCTTCCTGCCCGACGGCGAGGCCAAG CCCTATGTTCCCAGGGACCCACCTGTGCTGCGTGTCACTGAAGGCCCTTTCTTCTCAGAGGTGGTTGCCTGCTACGAGCACGTTCACCAGGTGGTCCGGCTGTATAACCTGCCAG GGGTGGAGGGGCTGTCCCTGGATGTGTCGTCCTTGGTGGACATCCGGGACTACGTCAATAAGGAGCTGGCCCTGCGCATTCGCACGGACATCGACAGCCAGGGCGCCTTCTTCACAGACCTCAATGGCTTTCAG GTGCAGCCCCGACGGTATCTGAAGAAGCTGCCCCTGCAGGCCAACTTCTACCCCATGCCCGTCATGGCCTACCTCCAGGACGCTCAGAACCGCCTCACGCTGCACACGGCCCAGGCCCTGGGCGTCTCCAGCCTGCACGATG GCCAGCTAGAGGTGATCTTGGACCGGAGACTGATGCAGGACGACAACCGGGGCCTCGGCCAGGGGCTCAAGGACAACAAGAGAACCTGCAACCACTTCCGCCTCCTGTTGGAACGGCGAACCCTGGGCAGGGAG GTCCGCGAAGGCCCCTCTACAAGCTACCCGTCCCTCCTCAGCCACCTGACGTCCATGTACCTGAACACCCCTGTGCTCGCCCTGCCCATGGCCAGGAGGCAGGCCCCTGGCCCCGCTTTGCGCTCTTTTCACCCTCTGGCCTCCTCACTGCCCTGTGACTTCCACCTGCTCAACCTGCGGACGCTCCAGGCCGAG GAGGATGGCTTGCCCTCGGCAGAAACCGCGCTCCTCTTACACCGCAAGGGTTTTGACTGTGGCCTTGAGGCCAAGAACTTGGGTTTCAACTGCACCACAAGCCAAGGCAAG CACTGA